CCCAAAACGAGTCCTCCATCTGGAGGATCAGGTAGCCCACGCTCCCGTAGCTGGGATCTCCCTCCTCGACGTGCATGACAGAGCAGGGTTTGGCACCGGTTTCCTGCTGGTAGAAGCGAAACGCTTCGTCCTGGCACCAGGCGGCGAAGTTTTTGGTGACGATGAGGATCTGCTTGTTGGGCGAACCGTCGTGCTTCTGGGAGCGGGTAGAGTCGATGCAGACCGTTAGGTTAGGCGTGTGCAGCGGGTACTTGCGGCAATTGAGCAGCACTTCATTTTTGGCGAAGTTGATGGTGCCCTCGTGAGTGTAAAGGCAGGGATTCGGGCAGTCCATTTGTCCGTTGATGATGCGCTGCGGCGGCTGGTAGAGGGAGGCTTTGCAGTCGGAGAAAGATTGTTCCTGGGCAGCGGCGGCGGTGTTGAGGGTGGTGTCGAAGGTAGCGGGGGTGCAGGCGGTGACGAAAAAGAGGATGGTGAAAAGTTTGGTTTTCATAGCAAGCTTTTTTTAGTGAAAAGTGAAAAGCGAAAAGCAGAGGTGCTTTTGGTTTTAGTGCTTGCGTTGCTATGAAAATAGAGTTGGGTTCAGGAACCGAGAAGCCTGTGCTTGATAGAGTGATGGCTGTGTAGCGATTTGTGGGGTAAAGATAGTGGGATTTGGGGAATGGGTCAAGGGGTAGGGTTTTGGAGCTGCGGCCACGGGTCGTCCGTACGGAGAAAAGGAAAATGGCGGCGTAATGAAAAATCCCTGGACTTGTTATATACCTGTTAAACCCTTCATGAAACTAGTTTCATATTACCATCCTGTGTAATTTTGTCATTATGAATTGATCACTCAAAACCATTGAATATGAAAAATGTATTTGCAACATTGTTAACACTGGCTTTTTTTGGCTTAACACAAGGGTTAACTGCGCAAACTGCGCAAGCAGCAAAGGATGAAGTAAAAGTAGTCACGGTCAAAGTAAGCGGCGTTTGTTGCAATGGCGATCTAGCTACCATCAAAAAGAAATTGGTCAACCAGGAAGGCATTGATGAAGTGACCGCCGACGATGCCAAAAAAGAAGCCACCAACATCAAGGTGAAATACCATACGGCCCTTGTTTCTGAGGCAAAAATCCGCAGTTTGATTGAAAAAACTGAAGGCTGTGAAAAAGATGGAGAACTACCTTACAAAGTAAAAGCGGTTACTTATTTATCCCCACAATAATAAACTTCCAGATACCTATACGCCGGATGCATGGTCATCCGGCAAAATCAACTTTCCATGCGCTTACTGTTGCTGCTCACCTTTTTGGTGCCGTTCTCACTCTTTGGCCAATCGATTAAGGGTAAAATATTTGGTGAAACACCTTCGGGCAACGAAATTTTGCCTGGTGCCACCCTTACCCTCTTGGGCACTACTCAAGGTGTAGTAAGTAATGAATTTGGCGTTTTTGAACTTACCGTACCCAATGTGGCCGAAGCCAGGTTAGTGGTTTCTTTTTTAGGCTTTCAAACCGACACTGTAGCTGTGCAAGGCCGCACTTATTTTTCCATTTACCTCAGCCCCGACTCAAAAAACCTCGAAGCTGCTACCATCGTCGCGAAACAAGGCGGCTCTTTTATCTCTGCTTTACAAGGCATCAAGGTGGAAGTCATCAACCAAAAAGAACTCACCAAAGCAGCCTGCTGCGATCTCGCAGGTTGTTTTGAAACCCAGGGCACCATCCAGGCTCAAACTACCAACTTGCTACTCAACAGCAAAGAACTCCGCATCCTGGGCTTATCAGGGACCTACAATCAAATTCTGGTGGACGGCATGCCGATGATTTTGGGTGGTTCTTTCACGTATGGCATCAGCAGCATTCCCGGCACTTTGGTGGATCAGATTTTTGTGGCCAAAGGTGCCAATTCGGTCTTGCAGGGCTTTGAAAGCATCAGCGGCCAGGTCAACGTCGTCTTGAAAGAACCGAACCCCGACAAAGAAAAAATTCTGCTCAACGCCTACCTCAATTCCTTTGGGGAAAAGCACCTCAACGCCAATTTTTCGACCACCTTGGGCAAAAACTGGAAAAGCCTGACCTCGCTGCACTTGGTGCAACCCGCCAGCAAACGCGACCGCGATGAGGATACTTTTTTGGATTTGCCCTTGCTGACCCGTTTGGCCATTTACCAAAAATTCACCCTGGGCGACGAACAAACTGCTGGCTGGAGTAGCAAAATCGGCCTGCGTTATTTGGATGAAAAACGCATCGGCGGGCAAAGCAATTTTGACGCCAAACGTGATCAGGGCTCCAACCAAGTCTATGGTCAGGTGGTGCAATACCAACAACCCGAGTTGTACACCAAAACTGCATATCGCTTTAATCCTCAATCAAAAATATCTTTGATTGCCTCGGCTTTCCAGCACCAGCAATCGGCCTGGTTTGGCGTTACGCAATACACGTCCAAACACCTGAACGCCTACGCCAACCTACAATACGAACAACTTTGGGCGCAAAAACACGACCTGAAGTTTGGCTTCAGTTACCGCCACCTCAACCTGGCCGAAAGCATCCGTTTTTCCAACAATGACCTGGAGCGTACCTTTGCTGGCGACTACCTGCGCCAGGAACGCACCCCCGGGATGTTTGCCGAAAACGTCTTCAATTTTGACCAATTCAGCATCATTGCTGGAGCCAGAGTCGACCACCATCGGCAGTTTGGTTGGCAATTCGTACCCCGCCTGACCCTGCGCTACAATGCGGGGGATGCCACGGTGATCCGCGCCAATGTAGGCCGGGGCTTGCGCTCGGTCAACTTATTTGCGGAAAACATCTCTTTGCTCATCAGTTCACGCGACATTCAATTTGCGGAGAAACTTGATCTGGAAAAAGCCTGGAATACAGGCATTAACCTTACGCATACCGCCAGTGGGGAGAATTTAGTCGCAACTTTTTCAACGGATTTGTACCATACTCGCTTCCAAAATCAAATTTTTCCCGATTACGATAGCGACCCAAGTTTGGCCATCATCCAAAATTTTCGGGGTACTTCAATTTCCAATGGCTTCCAGTTCGACGCCAAGTTTGTGGTAGCTAAAATTTTTGAAGCCAAGTTTGCCTACAACTTTCTGGATGTGTACCGCCGCACTGGAGAACGGAAAATCCAGTTGCCTTTTAATGCGAAGCACCGTTTGATGGCTGCTTTTTCCTACGAACCCAAAAACAAACAATGGCACGCTGATGTGAACATGCATTGGATGGGGCCACAACGTTTGCCAGATACACGATCTTTACCACAATCTTTCCAACAGCCTGAGTTTTCACGTGCTTTTTCAGTAGCCAATGTCCAGTTTACCAAAGTTTGGAAAAAGCTGGACCTATATGGAGGTTGTGAAAACCTTTTCGATTTCCGACAAATTCGCCCCATCATCAATTGGCAAAATCCCTTTGGTGATTATTTTGATACGGCTTTTGCCTGGGGACCTACGCGGGGAAGGGAGTTGTATGTGGGGGTAAGGATGAGGTTATAACTTTAGGTAGGTTTAAATTTTTTCTTTCAATCCAAAAAACATTGGGCATTGGTTTTACTGCTAAAGCAATTGTTCAAAAGAGTAAAAATAAGAAACTACCTTTGGCAACATGAAAATTATTTCGTGCATACTTGC
The genomic region above belongs to Haliscomenobacter hydrossis DSM 1100 and contains:
- a CDS encoding heavy-metal-associated domain-containing protein, with protein sequence MKNVFATLLTLAFFGLTQGLTAQTAQAAKDEVKVVTVKVSGVCCNGDLATIKKKLVNQEGIDEVTADDAKKEATNIKVKYHTALVSEAKIRSLIEKTEGCEKDGELPYKVKAVTYLSPQ
- a CDS encoding TonB-dependent receptor encodes the protein MRLLLLLTFLVPFSLFGQSIKGKIFGETPSGNEILPGATLTLLGTTQGVVSNEFGVFELTVPNVAEARLVVSFLGFQTDTVAVQGRTYFSIYLSPDSKNLEAATIVAKQGGSFISALQGIKVEVINQKELTKAACCDLAGCFETQGTIQAQTTNLLLNSKELRILGLSGTYNQILVDGMPMILGGSFTYGISSIPGTLVDQIFVAKGANSVLQGFESISGQVNVVLKEPNPDKEKILLNAYLNSFGEKHLNANFSTTLGKNWKSLTSLHLVQPASKRDRDEDTFLDLPLLTRLAIYQKFTLGDEQTAGWSSKIGLRYLDEKRIGGQSNFDAKRDQGSNQVYGQVVQYQQPELYTKTAYRFNPQSKISLIASAFQHQQSAWFGVTQYTSKHLNAYANLQYEQLWAQKHDLKFGFSYRHLNLAESIRFSNNDLERTFAGDYLRQERTPGMFAENVFNFDQFSIIAGARVDHHRQFGWQFVPRLTLRYNAGDATVIRANVGRGLRSVNLFAENISLLISSRDIQFAEKLDLEKAWNTGINLTHTASGENLVATFSTDLYHTRFQNQIFPDYDSDPSLAIIQNFRGTSISNGFQFDAKFVVAKIFEAKFAYNFLDVYRRTGERKIQLPFNAKHRLMAAFSYEPKNKQWHADVNMHWMGPQRLPDTRSLPQSFQQPEFSRAFSVANVQFTKVWKKLDLYGGCENLFDFRQIRPIINWQNPFGDYFDTAFAWGPTRGRELYVGVRMRL